The genomic DNA TCCTAGGGTCACATATAAAACATTAGTTATATAGACTTATCaatttgcaaaaaagaaaaaaaaaaacgaaagaaCATGTGATGCAAATGATATTTTGGGTTCaattaatcttgttttttttttctttctttatcatGTTAGTTGTATGAAGTTTCTTCCATGATGATTAATCTCTATCAAAAAAATCTATGAAATGAGTCTTCAATTGTTTTCTCCCTCTTCACCTCTCATTAGTCGTTCCAATGAGTCTTCCgctctttcttccttttgaacATTATATTCATggagtcttttattttatttttctctcagatttgttcttttactttgcacttgaattttttaacaattaccACTCATCTTATTCATAGAATTTTAACTATTCATGGAACCATTATTATaggtaacaaaattttgtttaaattttaagataacaagaaacaaactttgtttaaagaaaacaaacaaactttgttttaaaaaaataaactttagtttttcaaatcattaattagttttaatgaaaaagattAGAGTAATTGATAAAGGGCATAATTGACAAATCATAcccttaaaatatcaaaacgacAGTTAAGTAGGAACGAAAAATCCGCACTAgaacgacacttaaaaaggaacgagggagtaatattttgtCGTAATAAGCGTTATGTTAATGTAAATGTATTATGAATTCTTGATCAATTAATAAGTTGTGTTAAATTATTGAATTTCGTTGTCAATTTATATTATGTCTCtttaaattatgttattttaatttatgtcatTCTAATGAATATTTTGGTTTAACACAATTCagaatttataatttgaaaatgtcAGAGATGCttcgaattataaaatctgaacaaTGGTAAAATATTCAGAGTGGAGGTAGTGTGAGAAGATGATAGGGTGTGAAAATAAATtctcaaaaaattaatattattattgtgtAGAAAAAGGTAAGTGTGTGTAGTTTTCAATTGGGCCAAGCCCATGAAACATGAAGCTAAAGCTAagggaaatgtttttttttttgagataaaacctaaaggaatttttttttttttttcatataaaagcTTGAAGCAACCGTGGTCGCCTTTCTGTATGAAAGGAAGCCGCAGATACACAGTAGCAGCGTCTATCAACAACAAGCATCATCTTTGTCTATTCAGGTTCTTTCTTTTCTATTAGCTATTATTCGTATTGATTGGTTATTATACATTATCATATGCCACTCTTGCACAATTAATTATCTCAACGCCATAATTTTTCTTTCGAATTTCAAGTTtgtcaattttctttcaacGTAGTGTAATATCatactttgtcaaaaatattACAACTTCATACTTGTCAATGACTCAATACACTAATGAGCGATACTTAATTTTGGAATCGCTTCATCgattaatttgtgttttttgtttatcgattcattgttttgttttactcgtgattcattttttattaattgctTGAATACATTTGCATGAATGAgaagatgttaatttatgaaACGTTTGCGGTCTTATCTAACATGTACAACTTCATTTCGACACTCTATTTTTCCTATAGACTTTAGATGTAGCATATTCTGCCACACGTGTCAATAAAAGCTTCATtcacgttttgattttatcctCATCGAgagcatcattttttttttgtcaagtagcctagtggttagagaaattcactttaaaatgaataagtggggtgtccggggttcgaaccccagcccctacacatattgtgcattatcctttgccaaatgagctaagctcatgaggAAAAGCATCATTAAATatagtttgtttatttttttttcgtaCAATGGCccattaaaaaatagtttaattatttaattttcaaaatgaaaataaatatttaacaaatagtagtcaatttaatatttttacttacatatttttctttattgtagTGTATTTATCTTTCTCTTGTCTTTTTAGATGTCAGAAACTGAGATGGTGAAGCCTTATGTATGGCTTAAAACTTGTGACGATTCAATCCAAGTAGTGGATAGAGAGATTGCAATGGTTTGCCCTTTTATATGTCAAGAAATATCAGAAAAAGGGACAGGATCTTCCAAGAGTTCTGCAATATGTCTTCCTGAAAAAGTAAGTCTTGCAATGTTGAACTTAATTCTTGATTATTGTCTATTTCATCACATACAAGGCCACTCAAACAAGGAAAGAAAATTGTATGATGAGGAATTTGTTAGGATAGTGGCTGACAACCTCTTTGAGCTGGCATATGCTGCATACAACCTTCAGTTGAAGCCATTGATTGATCTCACATGTCATGAAATAGCTCGAACAGTGGAAATAAAATCACCAAAGGAGATTTGCGACATATTTCATTGGCTTGATGATCGTGCAAAAGAAGAGATGTTGAAGTTGATTATAAACACAACATGCAACCCAAGTAGGCGTTTGAAACGTTTAATGAAAAATAAGCGTAAAGAGTTTGAAAGGATACAGAAGAATGTTGAAgttaaaagagaagaaaagcatgTAGTAGATGAACGACCAATTGAAGAGCTTGTGTCTTTTATTAATGGATCAAATGATGGAGAaaccaagaagaagaagaagaaaacatgcaagaataagaagaaaaagaacagaagaaagaaaaaagaccaACAGAAGAATTCTTCtatgaaggaagaagagggtCCTGTGGTTGAGTTTGATGATGAGATTGATCATGACTTAATGACTGACAAAGAAGTGGAAGAATTTGCGCGCAGATTAAAT from Medicago truncatula cultivar Jemalong A17 chromosome 8, MtrunA17r5.0-ANR, whole genome shotgun sequence includes the following:
- the LOC25500087 gene encoding SKP1-like protein 21 codes for the protein MVKPYVWLKTCDDSIQVVDREIAMVCPFICQEISEKGTGSSKSSAICLPEKVSLAMLNLILDYCLFHHIQGHSNKERKLYDEEFVRIVADNLFELAYAAYNLQLKPLIDLTCHEIARTVEIKSPKEICDIFHWLDDRAKEEMLKLIINTTCNPSRRLKRLMKNKRKEFERIQKNVEVKREEKHVVDERPIEELVSYKDTLGRAGCGDLLRNSDGRWLKGYYRKIGTCDALTSKMWGMFLGMQLAWRQGFHRLQVESDSN